The genomic region TTTTCGATTTCTAAAATTCGAAAAAATGGAGGACTATATCATGTCTGAGCAAAAAGAATACACCATTATTGTAAAAGGTAAACGAGTCCCAGTGACTCGAAAAGTATATAAAGCGTACTACAAGGAATACGAATATGCCCGGAATATCACCAGAAAGGCAAAGAAGCATGAGCTTTCCTTGGAAAAATTAAAGGAAGATGGCGTAAACCCCGCTTATATGTGTACTTCGCCATCTCCGGAGGACATGGTCATCCAAAAGGAAACCCAGGCTAAGCTACACAAAGCGTTATCTTCTTTGCCGAAGGACGAGCAGAAGCTCATTTATGAGTTCTTTTATAAGAAAAAGAGTGAGCGGGAGCTTGCGGCAGAAACCGGAATACCGCAGAAAACCATCAATGACCGGAAGCACCGTATCTTTGGCAAACTAAAAGAACTTATGGAAAAGTAAAAAAAATCCGCTCAATCCCCTCATTTCTTCCTTATAGAAGTGAGGGGATCTTTTTTCTTCCCCTCAAGGGTTCTTTGAAAATTGAATATCCGATGACCTGAATACGTTAGCTGACGGACCCAAAAAGGGAAAGCGACCCCGGAGGATGCGCCAAGACCACCTGTAAAAGGACAGATGAAACACGAAGCCACAATTTTTTGTTCATTCATTCCTGTTTCTTTTATCAAAGACGGCCAAATAAGGTGCAAAGCGGTACCCATCCGTCCGGAAAACAGCCGATGGCAAGCTGTTTCGCAATGATCCCGTCAGCCTATAATGATACTTCTGCCCAGTCACAGCCCCCCTTGACCGGGGGATCACGCAATGAGGGCAGCCGGCAGAGATCCTGGCGGGGGTGAGATTCCCATGATGCGGCTTAGCCGGCCGCAGTTCAGGCCGTCGCCCAAGGCTCGGGAAGTAGTGTCAAATAGAGCCATAAGCAGAAAAAACAAAGACTTAATGTCAGAAGCCATGAGGGTCGCCCAAAAGCAGGTGCGTCATGCGCCTAACTTCATTACAGGGCGGCCCTTATGTTTGTGCCATTAAAACATCTACAAACATAAGGAGGATTTACTTATGATGAACGCAGTAAAGGATACCGGAAAGAGCAAAGTAGTCACCATATCCGTCAGCGGACATCCAGTAACGATCAGCTTTGCTGATGAGTACAATCCGCATATTGCGAATATCGTAAAAAATGCGCTGATTGACTCCTATATTCGGAAAAACATCCCGCATTCTCTGGAGACGATGGCTTAATGGCGCGCTCCATAAAAAGCGGCCACAGTAATGAATACTGCGACCGCTTTTTGCTTTGCCCCGCTTGATTAAGTGTCTTTGCGCAGAATATCCAAATAGGCGCTGTAAGCAAAGATTCGCGTCCGGCTGGCTTTGTCTGTTTGTATCAAAATGCCCTTTTCCATGAGAACGGTCACGGCTCTTGAAACAGCGTTATAGGACAAACCGAGCGCTTCCGCGGTCTTCTTGATTTCGATGATCGGACTTGTTTCGAGATAGCGGAAGACCTTCAAGACGGTCTGCGTTGTTCTGTCCGGCGCACCGATCTGAGCAATACTCTTATCGTGCAGTTCTACCAGCCGGTCAATCGTCGTCACCGCATCCAACGCGGACTCGTGTATCGCCTGTAAAAAGAACTTGATCCATTGCTCATAATTGCCCTTATTGCGCACCTCGGTCATGCGGTCGTAATATTCGATCCTGTTCTTTTTGAGAAAATACGAGATGTAGAGTGCCGGTGTGGTCAAAACCCCTTTCTCCATCAAAAACAAGGTGATCAGCAGCCTGCCCACTCTGCCGTTGCCATCCAAGAACGGATGGATCGTTTCAAACTGATAATGGATCAGCCCCGCACGAATCAGAGTGTCGAGGTCGTCGTCAGCATTGAGATATTTCTCCAAGTCCGACATGGCGTCCTGCATATCATCGGGCGAGGGCGGGATATACCTGGCGTTGCTTAATGTACTCCCTATGCCGCCAATCCAATTCTGCGATGTACGAAATTCGCCAGGACTTTTTTCCTGCCCCCTTACGCCCTGCATTAAAACCGCATGCGTCTCCTTCAGGAGTCGATTGCACAGCGGCAGCTCCTTCAGCCTTTTGATCGCAAACTCGGTCGCCTTGATATAATTGATGACATCCGCGACATTGCGATTGACGTTTTCATCGAGCATTGGGTTCAGGACATCATCAAGCGTTGCCTGTGTGCCCTCTATCTGTGAGGACAACAATGCTTCCTTCCGAACATACATAGTGACGAACAAATCCACATTGGGAATTCTCATGGCGATGCCGGCTAACAGAGTGATTTGATTATTGGCCTTTACGAGCAGTTCAACCGCCTCATTATCCAGCGTGATCGTTGGGACGGGTGGCAAGGCCGCAGGCACAAAGGATTTATATGCCATATCCCCGGACAAATTGTTTTTAAGAGTTCCGGATCTTTTCTCCATCTTAGCTCACTCCTTTAAGTGAAATAACTGTACATATTATAACTCTTTTATTTCCTCTAATCAAGAGTTGGTGAAATATATCCGTTTATATTATGCTCATTATTTCATCAAATTATAATAACGAGAAATATGGAGGGAGAAAAATTCGCCTTTATTTCATCGGAATTCTCGCTTTTGTATAGCTATCTTCGGCCAAGTGTGCGATAATCGGATTGGCGAATACCGTGTTCCTTGATAACTGAATAGTGATCAAGTGTCCGATCTTCTCACACAATTTTTATGAGAGGACGGATACTAAAATGGCTGAAAGAGTTTATTGTTTATACAGGGTTTCCACATTAAAGCAAGTGGATCACGACGATCAAAACCAAGCTGATATACCGATGCAGCGCAAATCCTGCCATGAGTTCGCCGACAGAATGGGCTGGACGATCATCCATGAGGAACAGGAAAACGGTGTGTCCGGCTTTAAGGTCAGCGTTGCTGATCGAGATAAGGTCAAGCTCATACAGGAGCACGCAAGGCAGGGCAAGTTCGACATTCTGCTGGTCTTTATGTTCGACAGGATCGGTCGTATTGCGGAGGAAACGCCCTTCGTGGTGGAACAGCTTGTCGAATCCGGCATCAGAGTATGGAGCGTCAACGAGGGAGAGCAACGGTTCGATTCCCACACCGATTTTCTCACCAACTACATCCGCTACTGGCAAGCCAGCGGCGAGAGCAAAAAGACCTCCATAAGAACCAAAACGGCATTAGGTCAGATGGTGCAAGAGGGCAGGTTCCGTGGCGGCGGTGTACCATACGGATATCACCTCGAAAAAAGTGGTGTCATCAACAAGCGAAAACATGAGGTTTTCAAGCTCGTCATTGACGAGGGCGAAGCCCGCAACATCCGCATGATGTTTGACCTCTGCATAGGCTCCGGTTATGGCAGATGGAAAATCGCCACCTTCCTCAACGATCAAAGAATCAAAACCCGCGCCGGTGAGAATTGGCACGAAGCCACGGTGGGACACATCCTGCACAATATCATGTACATCGGTGTTCTGCGAAGCGGCAAAACCAAGTCGGAGATTTTTG from Dehalobacter sp. 12DCB1 harbors:
- a CDS encoding sigma-70 family RNA polymerase sigma factor, which translates into the protein MSEQKEYTIIVKGKRVPVTRKVYKAYYKEYEYARNITRKAKKHELSLEKLKEDGVNPAYMCTSPSPEDMVIQKETQAKLHKALSSLPKDEQKLIYEFFYKKKSERELAAETGIPQKTINDRKHRIFGKLKELMEK
- a CDS encoding Fic family protein — encoded protein: MEKRSGTLKNNLSGDMAYKSFVPAALPPVPTITLDNEAVELLVKANNQITLLAGIAMRIPNVDLFVTMYVRKEALLSSQIEGTQATLDDVLNPMLDENVNRNVADVINYIKATEFAIKRLKELPLCNRLLKETHAVLMQGVRGQEKSPGEFRTSQNWIGGIGSTLSNARYIPPSPDDMQDAMSDLEKYLNADDDLDTLIRAGLIHYQFETIHPFLDGNGRVGRLLITLFLMEKGVLTTPALYISYFLKKNRIEYYDRMTEVRNKGNYEQWIKFFLQAIHESALDAVTTIDRLVELHDKSIAQIGAPDRTTQTVLKVFRYLETSPIIEIKKTAEALGLSYNAVSRAVTVLMEKGILIQTDKASRTRIFAYSAYLDILRKDT